A single genomic interval of Marinitoga sp. 38H-ov harbors:
- a CDS encoding SRPBCC domain-containing protein — translation MIETPPIEIIEFINAPIDRVWNVLVNEKGWDPWFTDGMKMKLKTNGKIYFRWERLTYGEIVEDNGYIIELLNKKFISFWWYEYEKGYRSKVDISFQNGDEGTWIKIVDYTTIYSINELNIKYGCAVGWGQMITLAKAYIEKGIILI, via the coding sequence ATGATAGAAACTCCTCCAATAGAAATAATAGAATTTATTAATGCTCCGATAGATAGAGTATGGAATGTCCTTGTAAATGAAAAAGGTTGGGATCCGTGGTTTACAGATGGCATGAAAATGAAACTCAAAACTAACGGGAAAATATATTTTAGATGGGAAAGATTAACTTATGGTGAAATAGTAGAAGATAATGGTTATATAATAGAGTTGTTAAATAAAAAGTTTATATCTTTTTGGTGGTATGAATACGAAAAAGGGTATAGATCAAAGGTTGATATCTCGTTCCAAAATGGAGATGAAGGAACATGGATAAAAATTGTAGATTATACGACAATATATTCAATTAATGAATTAAATATTAAATATGGATGCGCTGTAGGTTGGGGACAAATGATTACTTTAGCAAAGGCATATATTGAAAAAGGTATTATATTAATATAA
- a CDS encoding MarR family transcriptional regulator, with protein sequence MDKKRLENFEKKLRDICFKIKVEGRKIIKNIDISPAQFDLLQIIYFKGSKRVTDISIALGITKSTTTGLINRLETSGYLKKVKDEKDKRVTTISITEKGKKVIEDVIKARIEFMNKVLSKIDNPEELMIQLEYLDNIINEVRTYEKK encoded by the coding sequence ATGGATAAAAAAAGGCTTGAAAATTTTGAAAAAAAACTAAGAGATATATGTTTTAAAATTAAAGTTGAAGGAAGAAAAATAATAAAAAATATTGATATTTCTCCAGCTCAATTTGATTTATTACAAATAATATATTTTAAAGGTTCCAAAAGAGTTACTGATATTAGTATAGCATTAGGAATAACAAAAAGCACTACAACCGGTTTAATCAACAGATTAGAAACTTCAGGTTACTTAAAAAAAGTTAAAGATGAAAAAGATAAACGTGTAACTACAATCTCTATTACCGAAAAAGGGAAAAAAGTAATAGAAGATGTTATAAAAGCTCGTATTGAATTTATGAATAAAGTATTATCAAAAATAGACAATCCTGAAGAATTAATGATACAATTAGAATATCTGGATAATATAATTAATGAGGTGAGAACATATGAAAAAAAATAA
- the sfsA gene encoding DNA/RNA nuclease SfsA: MKILEINDLINGIFIERTNRYLSKIKFNNEIFDVHVHDPGRLKELLYPGNKVLIKKANNINRKTKYDLIAAKKNNEFVLVNSMYHRYIAENFLRNKFSDLKAEVKYNNSRIDFLANGKIWIEIKGCTLSENGIAKFPDAPTKRGVKHLNELIELSEKGFEAQIYFLIFSASKYFSPNLDTDPEFSKFFYLAIEKGVKVFPLLFSFENGKILFKREIKII; encoded by the coding sequence ATGAAAATATTAGAAATAAACGATTTAATAAATGGTATATTTATAGAACGAACAAATAGATATTTATCTAAAATAAAATTTAATAATGAAATTTTTGATGTACATGTTCATGATCCGGGAAGATTAAAAGAATTATTATATCCCGGAAATAAGGTGCTAATAAAAAAAGCAAATAATATAAATCGAAAAACAAAATACGATCTTATTGCTGCTAAAAAAAATAATGAGTTTGTACTTGTAAATTCGATGTATCACAGATACATTGCAGAAAATTTTTTAAGAAATAAATTTTCTGATTTAAAAGCTGAAGTAAAATACAACAATAGTAGAATAGATTTCTTAGCTAATGGAAAAATTTGGATTGAAATAAAAGGTTGTACTTTATCAGAAAACGGAATAGCAAAATTCCCAGATGCTCCAACAAAAAGAGGAGTAAAACACTTAAATGAATTAATCGAATTATCTGAAAAAGGATTTGAAGCACAAATATATTTTTTAATATTTTCTGCATCCAAATATTTTTCTCCAAACCTTGATACAGATCCAGAATTTTCAAAATTTTTTTATTTAGCAATAGAAAAAGGTGTTAAAGTGTTTCCGTTACTATTTTCTTTTGAGAATGGAAAGATACTATTTAAAAGAGAAATAAAAATTATTTAA
- a CDS encoding TIGR00266 family protein — MADIIDYKIIGEDMQLVEIELDPGEGVRAEAGAMMYMEDGIEMQTSTGGGFFKGLKRMFVGESFFVTNFLNVANDKRHVAFGAPYPGRVIPIDLTKFGGEFICQKDSYLCSAAGIDIEIAFTKKIGVGLFGGEGFILERLVGDGFAFVHAGGMIVEKKLLPGESLRVDTGCVVGFSNTIDYDIQFIGGFKNALFGGEGLFLTRITGPGVVYLQSLPFSRLADRIYSASRFKNQGETKGIDGIGGNLLGGLFGGDNRW, encoded by the coding sequence ATGGCTGACATAATTGATTATAAAATAATCGGAGAAGATATGCAATTAGTTGAAATTGAATTAGATCCTGGAGAAGGTGTTCGGGCAGAAGCGGGTGCTATGATGTATATGGAAGATGGGATAGAAATGCAAACTTCTACTGGCGGAGGTTTTTTTAAAGGGTTAAAAAGAATGTTTGTTGGTGAAAGTTTTTTTGTTACAAATTTTCTTAATGTGGCAAATGATAAAAGGCATGTAGCTTTTGGAGCGCCTTATCCAGGAAGGGTTATTCCTATAGATTTAACTAAATTTGGTGGAGAATTTATATGTCAAAAAGATAGTTATTTATGTTCTGCTGCAGGAATTGATATAGAAATAGCATTTACTAAAAAAATAGGTGTTGGTTTATTTGGGGGAGAAGGGTTTATTTTAGAAAGGCTTGTTGGAGATGGATTTGCATTTGTTCATGCAGGTGGAATGATTGTTGAAAAAAAATTACTTCCCGGAGAATCTTTGCGAGTTGATACGGGTTGTGTAGTTGGATTTTCTAATACAATTGATTATGATATTCAGTTTATAGGTGGATTTAAAAATGCATTATTTGGGGGAGAAGGATTGTTTTTAACGAGAATAACAGGGCCCGGGGTTGTATATTTACAAAGTCTTCCATTTTCTAGACTTGCTGATAGAATTTATTCTGCATCAAGGTTTAAAAATCAAGGAGAAACGAAAGGTATAGACGGTATAGGAGGTAACTTATTAGGTGGATTATTTGGGGGAGATAATAGATGGTAA
- the mutS gene encoding DNA mismatch repair protein MutS — protein MIRQYLEIKKEYEDSILLFRLGDFYETFFEDAKVTSEALQITLTQRNGHPMAGIPYHALDNYLKKLLDQGFKVAICEQVEDPSTASGIVKREVTKILTPGTVVEESMIDENNRYSLLINANRDGTYVFIIFDFSTGELYIDSFNFTDNEIYDFISSYSFVQILISTKTRNLKQKIKNIRPDIYIEELDEWYFNNNYEEIVKESYGIINLDILNLNEFELISLGAVFKYLEITQKQKITYFSFPKRFKSSKNMILDSTTIINLGLLPTKENKGKTLYDILKYTKTSMGARTLKQWISRPLIDKNEIEKRFNVVELFRNDPLIMEEMKEYLSSIRDIERISSRISLFRATPRDLIALRTTLEVIPYINELLSELNLELLNELDDLKKLLYDAIEEEPTTQVGTGKVIKRGVNKELDQYKDIFENSSVFLKEIEEREKEKTGISNLKVSRNKIYGFYIEVTKANIDKVPQNYIRKQTLVNSERFITEELRNLEEKYSVAEKKINEIENKIYNDLIIKLQKYVNDLKNVSLKISEIDILRGFAEVSIKNKYVRPIFNNRKFTIINGRHPVVEQYSENFTPNSIQLDNEKRFVILTGPNMSGKSTYLRQIGIISIMAQIGSYVSAEYAELPVLNNIFTRIGAKDDVVSGKSTFLVEMSEVSSILNNADENSLILLDEVGRGTGTIDGISVAWATSEYIYQVLKSYTIFATHYMELTMLNDFYDGIINKRVKVLETESGIIFLHKIEDGISDKSYGIEVAKLAGIPDEVIIRAKEVMGEISNKTEFESKLKSMKNIKRKKLTKNQNQLKLF, from the coding sequence ATGATAAGACAATATCTTGAAATAAAAAAAGAATATGAAGATAGCATTTTATTATTTAGATTAGGGGATTTTTATGAAACGTTTTTTGAAGATGCGAAGGTTACTAGCGAGGCTTTACAAATAACTTTAACTCAAAGAAACGGGCATCCAATGGCCGGTATACCTTATCATGCATTAGATAATTATTTAAAAAAGTTGTTAGACCAAGGATTTAAAGTTGCGATTTGCGAGCAAGTTGAAGATCCATCTACAGCAAGCGGAATTGTAAAAAGAGAAGTAACAAAAATACTTACACCTGGTACAGTAGTAGAAGAAAGCATGATTGATGAAAACAATAGATATTCTCTTTTAATAAATGCCAATAGAGATGGAACATATGTATTTATTATTTTTGATTTTAGTACCGGTGAATTATACATAGATTCTTTTAATTTTACAGATAATGAAATATATGATTTTATTTCATCATATTCATTTGTTCAAATATTAATTTCCACCAAAACAAGAAATTTAAAACAAAAAATTAAAAATATTCGTCCAGATATATATATAGAGGAATTGGATGAATGGTATTTTAATAATAATTACGAAGAAATAGTAAAAGAAAGTTATGGAATTATAAATTTGGATATTTTGAATTTAAATGAATTTGAACTAATCTCTTTAGGAGCAGTTTTTAAATATCTTGAAATAACTCAAAAGCAGAAGATAACATATTTTTCGTTTCCGAAAAGATTTAAAAGTTCAAAAAATATGATTTTGGATTCAACAACAATTATAAATTTAGGTTTATTACCAACTAAAGAAAACAAAGGGAAAACATTATATGATATATTAAAATACACCAAAACTTCAATGGGTGCAAGAACTTTAAAACAGTGGATTTCCAGACCATTAATAGATAAAAATGAAATTGAAAAAAGATTTAATGTAGTTGAATTATTTAGAAATGATCCATTAATTATGGAAGAAATGAAAGAATATTTAAGTTCTATAAGAGATATAGAAAGAATATCTTCAAGAATTTCACTATTTAGAGCTACACCTAGAGATTTAATAGCATTAAGAACAACATTAGAGGTTATACCATACATAAATGAATTATTAAGTGAGTTAAATTTAGAACTATTAAATGAACTTGATGATTTAAAGAAATTATTATATGATGCAATCGAGGAAGAACCAACCACACAAGTTGGGACTGGTAAAGTTATAAAAAGAGGAGTTAACAAAGAATTAGATCAATATAAAGATATTTTTGAAAATTCTTCTGTATTTTTGAAGGAGATAGAAGAAAGAGAAAAAGAAAAAACTGGAATAAGCAATTTAAAGGTTTCTAGGAATAAAATATATGGTTTTTATATAGAGGTTACAAAAGCTAATATAGATAAAGTACCTCAAAATTATATTAGGAAGCAAACATTAGTAAATTCTGAAAGATTTATAACAGAAGAATTAAGAAATTTAGAAGAAAAATATTCAGTCGCAGAAAAGAAGATAAATGAAATAGAAAATAAAATATATAATGATTTAATTATAAAACTTCAAAAATATGTTAATGATTTAAAAAATGTATCTCTCAAAATATCTGAAATTGATATATTAAGAGGGTTTGCTGAGGTATCAATAAAAAATAAATACGTAAGGCCTATTTTCAATAATAGAAAATTTACTATTATCAATGGGAGACATCCAGTTGTTGAACAATATTCAGAAAACTTTACCCCGAACAGTATTCAACTTGATAATGAAAAAAGATTTGTTATATTAACAGGACCTAATATGAGTGGTAAATCTACATATTTAAGACAAATAGGGATTATTTCAATAATGGCTCAAATAGGTTCTTATGTTTCTGCTGAATACGCGGAACTTCCAGTATTAAATAATATTTTTACTAGAATAGGGGCTAAAGATGATGTTGTAAGTGGTAAATCCACATTTTTAGTTGAAATGTCTGAGGTATCAAGTATATTAAATAATGCAGATGAAAATAGTTTAATACTTTTAGATGAAGTTGGAAGAGGAACAGGAACTATTGATGGAATAAGTGTGGCTTGGGCTACCTCAGAATATATATATCAAGTTTTAAAATCATATACAATTTTTGCTACTCATTATATGGAATTAACTATGTTAAATGATTTTTATGATGGAATTATTAATAAAAGAGTAAAGGTTTTAGAAACTGAATCTGGTATAATATTTTTGCATAAAATAGAAGACGGTATAAGTGATAAAAGTTATGGTATTGAAGTTGCTAAATTAGCAGGAATACCAGATGAAGTTATAATTAGAGCTAAAGAAGTTATGGGGGAAATATCTAATAAAACAGAGTTTGAAAGTAAATTGAAATCTATGAAAAATATAAAAAGGAAAAAACTTACAAAAAATCAAAATCAATTAAAACTATTTTAG
- the obgE gene encoding GTPase ObgE — protein sequence MSENIFIDEAIITVSGGKGGDGIVSFRREKFVPKGGPDGGDGGDGGNVIIVSKIEKNTLTDFRFKKKFNAENGKNGQGKKMHGRNGENMIIEVPVGTLVYDFETNELIADLKYPNQYVVVARGGKGGRGNIHFVNSKVQAPTIAEKGVEGETRVLKLELKILADVGIIGFPNVGKSTLISVISNAKPKIANYHFTTLIPNLGVVDMGDGNTFVVADIPGLVPGAHEGTGLGDRFLKHVERCYCLVHILDISEIEGRKAIDDYYTIRSELEKFSPNLAQKLEIIAANKADLLDQEELNKRIKNLEVALNKKIIPISAATKQNIDILLNEIWENIKEMRIDRQKEILESIKNAPEKIKLNIKPIDVEIPKKVRFEIIKWDEGIYEITGHDVELLLKRYPIDQKDARIKILEILENSGLEKTLKNLGIKEGDTVYLGNFAFEYME from the coding sequence ATGAGTGAAAATATTTTTATAGATGAAGCAATTATTACAGTTTCTGGAGGTAAAGGTGGAGATGGAATTGTTAGTTTTAGAAGAGAAAAATTTGTTCCCAAGGGAGGCCCAGATGGTGGGGATGGCGGGGATGGTGGAAATGTTATAATTGTTTCAAAAATAGAAAAAAACACTTTAACTGATTTTAGATTTAAAAAGAAATTTAATGCAGAAAACGGAAAAAACGGGCAAGGCAAAAAAATGCATGGAAGAAATGGAGAAAATATGATTATTGAAGTTCCTGTCGGAACATTAGTATATGACTTTGAAACTAACGAATTAATTGCAGACTTAAAATATCCCAATCAATATGTCGTAGTAGCAAGAGGAGGCAAAGGCGGAAGAGGAAATATTCATTTTGTTAACTCTAAAGTTCAAGCTCCAACAATAGCCGAAAAAGGTGTAGAAGGTGAAACAAGAGTATTAAAATTAGAATTAAAAATATTAGCAGATGTTGGTATTATTGGATTTCCGAATGTAGGAAAATCTACGTTAATTTCTGTTATCTCAAATGCAAAGCCAAAGATTGCAAATTATCATTTTACTACATTAATACCTAATTTAGGTGTTGTTGATATGGGCGATGGAAACACTTTTGTGGTAGCTGATATTCCTGGATTAGTTCCTGGCGCTCATGAAGGTACAGGGTTAGGAGATAGATTCTTAAAACATGTAGAAAGATGTTATTGTTTGGTACACATTTTAGACATTTCAGAAATAGAAGGAAGAAAAGCTATTGATGATTATTATACTATAAGAAGTGAGTTAGAAAAATTTTCACCTAATCTAGCCCAAAAATTAGAAATTATCGCCGCTAACAAAGCTGATTTATTAGATCAAGAAGAATTAAATAAAAGAATTAAAAATTTAGAAGTCGCTTTAAATAAAAAAATAATACCTATATCTGCTGCTACAAAACAAAATATAGATATTTTATTAAATGAAATATGGGAAAATATTAAAGAAATGAGAATTGATAGACAAAAAGAAATACTAGAATCCATTAAAAATGCTCCTGAAAAAATTAAATTAAATATAAAACCTATTGATGTTGAAATACCTAAAAAGGTAAGATTTGAAATAATAAAATGGGATGAAGGTATATATGAAATTACTGGGCATGATGTTGAATTATTATTAAAAAGATATCCAATTGATCAAAAAGATGCGCGAATTAAAATTTTAGAAATATTAGAAAATAGTGGTTTAGAAAAAACTTTGAAAAATTTAGGTATAAAAGAAGGAGATACTGTATACTTAGGTAATTTTGCATTTGAATATATGGAGTGA
- the clpP gene encoding ATP-dependent Clp endopeptidase proteolytic subunit ClpP, protein MSMPIPVVVESTGRYERAYDIYSRLLKDRIIFLGSEVNDYISNLVVAQLLFLEAQDPEKDIYLYINSPGGSVTAGLAMYDTMQYIKPDVATICIGQAASMGAVLLAAGAKGKRFALPNSRIMIHQPWGGAQGTAKDVEIQVQELLRIKKMLNGILSDHTGQPIEVIEKDTDRDYFMSAEEALKYGLIDKVIKNRKEIK, encoded by the coding sequence ATGAGTATGCCAATTCCAGTAGTTGTTGAATCAACTGGTAGATATGAGAGAGCGTATGATATTTATTCGAGATTGTTAAAAGATAGAATTATATTTTTAGGCTCAGAAGTTAATGATTATATTTCAAATTTAGTTGTAGCTCAATTGTTATTTTTAGAAGCACAAGATCCAGAAAAAGATATTTATTTGTACATTAATAGTCCAGGCGGATCAGTTACTGCTGGTTTAGCAATGTATGATACAATGCAATATATTAAACCTGATGTCGCTACTATTTGTATAGGTCAAGCAGCATCTATGGGAGCGGTGTTATTAGCTGCTGGAGCAAAGGGTAAAAGATTTGCATTGCCTAATTCAAGAATTATGATCCATCAACCTTGGGGTGGCGCACAAGGTACTGCTAAAGATGTTGAAATACAAGTACAAGAATTATTAAGAATTAAAAAAATGTTAAATGGCATATTAAGTGATCATACAGGACAACCTATAGAAGTAATAGAAAAAGATACAGATAGAGATTACTTTATGTCAGCAGAAGAAGCTTTAAAATACGGTTTAATAGATAAAGTTATAAAAAATAGAAAAGAAATAAAATAA
- a CDS encoding patatin-like phospholipase family protein, whose product MNYGVALGSGGIRGMAHIALLEYLEEFYNEKPTAISGCSAGSIIGALYALEPNSKLIMKKINYLISHSSNEISFIKKNLENKVTGFAKLLSSPGILNNDLLFKLLKLLFYKKRFSDCKIPFGVVSVDIETESVEEITEGYILDAVMASSNVPAAFTPKLLGGMTLVDGAVLEELPVELCKKLGAEYIIASHIPQKNEKFSDGIEYINYISSISNNYIISNKLTLANKVYIFDSIYEWYEFDKYKEIYFEAKKKLEKER is encoded by the coding sequence ATGAATTATGGAGTTGCATTAGGCAGTGGTGGAATACGTGGAATGGCACATATTGCATTATTAGAATACTTAGAAGAATTTTATAATGAGAAACCTACAGCTATTTCTGGATGTAGTGCTGGATCTATTATTGGTGCATTATATGCATTAGAACCTAATAGTAAATTAATAATGAAAAAAATTAATTATTTAATTTCTCATTCTTCAAATGAAATATCATTTATTAAAAAGAACTTAGAAAATAAAGTAACAGGATTTGCAAAATTATTATCCTCACCAGGTATTTTAAACAATGACCTATTATTTAAGCTTTTAAAATTATTATTTTACAAAAAAAGATTTTCTGATTGTAAAATACCTTTTGGTGTTGTCTCAGTTGATATAGAAACTGAAAGCGTCGAAGAAATAACTGAAGGATATATACTTGATGCCGTCATGGCTTCTTCAAATGTTCCTGCTGCATTTACTCCAAAATTATTAGGAGGAATGACATTAGTTGATGGCGCTGTTTTAGAAGAATTACCTGTTGAATTATGTAAGAAATTAGGAGCTGAATATATTATTGCTTCTCATATACCACAAAAAAACGAAAAATTCAGCGATGGAATAGAATATATAAATTATATATCTTCTATTAGTAATAATTATATTATTTCAAATAAGCTTACATTAGCTAATAAAGTATATATTTTTGATTCTATATATGAATGGTATGAATTCGATAAATATAAAGAGATTTATTTTGAAGCAAAGAAGAAATTAGAAAAGGAAAGGTGA
- the nadD gene encoding nicotinate (nicotinamide) nucleotide adenylyltransferase, whose protein sequence is MIVIFGGSFNPPHIGHRIIAEYAYDFIKPKKFLIIPAVMPPHKLEEKNIVDFNLRKKWCEITFPKERFEVSDIEKHLPKPSYTYQTVLKLKEKFDDIYLLIGEDSLINFHTWYKWRELLKEVTLVVYKRYHEKLKFDNYNLPHIFLNSPLIEISSSEIRNRIKKDLSIYGMVNDNIVDEIKNTYKA, encoded by the coding sequence ATGATTGTTATTTTTGGAGGTTCTTTTAATCCACCTCATATTGGTCATAGAATAATAGCTGAATATGCATATGATTTTATAAAACCAAAAAAATTTTTAATAATTCCCGCAGTTATGCCACCTCACAAATTAGAAGAGAAAAATATTGTAGATTTTAATTTACGAAAAAAATGGTGCGAGATAACTTTCCCTAAGGAAAGATTCGAGGTATCTGATATAGAAAAACATTTACCTAAACCATCCTATACTTATCAAACTGTATTAAAATTAAAAGAAAAATTTGATGATATATATTTATTAATTGGCGAAGATTCTTTAATTAATTTTCATACATGGTATAAATGGAGGGAATTATTAAAAGAAGTAACTTTAGTAGTATATAAAAGATATCATGAAAAATTAAAATTTGATAATTATAATTTACCTCATATTTTTTTAAATTCACCGCTTATAGAAATTTCTTCTTCTGAAATTAGAAATAGAATAAAAAAAGATTTATCCATATACGGAATGGTTAATGATAATATTGTTGATGAAATAAAGAACACCTATAAAGCCTAG
- a CDS encoding PEGA domain-containing protein has translation MKKNKLFIFIFLFLTISIFSFNLTINAQKNSLLYINGQYILTMNNSTETINLPKGNYNIKLSKFGYTDYEVNIFLDKDMTINVSLLPLASIEFSSNLDYFYINIDENKKLISNGEIITIPTNVKKIILEAKGYKPLEININLNPFETKKINVNFIPENIVTFESTPNANLYINNTYVGVTPYSTILEANKYSIKLEKDGYLPIENSININPKDNPIIKFELKKGLQLNIDSSPQNALVIINGKKMGYTPNTFTVESGNLKIIVSKIGYISKELTINLDENNKQLFFELLEDYRLIKFQEYKDLSFYLDGKFIGDNVEYLELDGRPHIIEVLSKTEDLFFRYIIDKNSPRELFLNPKIYTSVEVLSNEKILTYIGDSYAFTPSTILINTMQKTKDIDVYYLNSKKRITIRKNKTQSIFLTDQENIGALSIFTSSLNALIYIDNKYINKGNVLGKVLESGLHKITFKFSSGEVYNIDINLNNFDHKVIFFSKANIVPVKIYNPKNYDVYIDDVKYTHSDLRLEFGVHKLSIFIGNKKIYEKYIYFTDNGKYIDLSNL, from the coding sequence ATGAAAAAAAATAAGCTATTTATTTTTATTTTTCTGTTTCTCACTATTTCTATTTTTTCATTTAATTTAACAATAAATGCTCAAAAAAACTCATTGTTATATATTAATGGTCAATATATATTAACGATGAACAACTCTACAGAAACCATCAACCTTCCCAAGGGAAATTATAATATAAAATTATCTAAATTTGGATATACTGATTATGAAGTAAATATATTTTTAGATAAAGATATGACAATAAATGTTTCATTGCTCCCTTTAGCATCAATTGAATTTTCTTCTAATTTAGATTACTTCTATATAAATATAGATGAAAATAAAAAACTAATAAGCAATGGAGAAATTATTACTATACCAACAAATGTAAAGAAAATCATTCTAGAAGCTAAAGGATATAAACCATTAGAGATTAATATTAATTTGAATCCTTTTGAAACAAAAAAAATAAATGTAAACTTCATACCAGAAAACATTGTTACCTTTGAATCTACCCCAAATGCAAATTTATATATAAATAATACTTACGTAGGAGTAACACCATATTCTACAATTTTAGAAGCAAATAAATATTCAATCAAACTCGAAAAAGATGGATATTTACCTATCGAAAATTCTATTAATATAAACCCCAAGGATAATCCTATAATTAAATTTGAATTAAAAAAAGGGCTTCAACTAAATATAGATTCTTCACCTCAAAATGCTTTAGTAATAATAAATGGAAAGAAAATGGGATACACTCCCAATACTTTCACTGTTGAATCAGGAAATCTAAAAATAATTGTATCAAAAATTGGTTACATATCAAAAGAATTAACTATAAACTTAGATGAAAATAATAAACAATTATTTTTTGAATTATTAGAAGACTATAGATTAATAAAATTTCAAGAATATAAAGACTTATCTTTTTATTTAGATGGAAAATTTATTGGAGATAATGTTGAATATCTTGAATTAGATGGAAGACCCCACATAATAGAAGTTTTATCAAAAACAGAAGATTTATTTTTCAGATATATAATTGATAAAAATTCTCCACGAGAATTATTTTTAAATCCAAAAATTTACACTTCTGTAGAAGTTTTGTCAAACGAAAAGATTTTAACATATATTGGCGATAGTTATGCATTTACTCCATCTACTATATTAATTAATACAATGCAAAAAACAAAAGATATTGATGTATATTATTTAAATTCTAAAAAAAGAATAACAATTAGAAAAAATAAAACACAGTCCATATTTTTAACTGACCAAGAAAATATTGGTGCTTTATCAATTTTTACATCTTCACTAAATGCTTTAATATATATAGATAATAAATATATAAATAAAGGGAATGTTTTAGGTAAAGTTTTAGAATCAGGTTTACATAAAATTACTTTTAAATTTTCCTCTGGTGAGGTTTATAATATTGACATAAATTTAAATAATTTTGATCATAAAGTAATATTTTTTTCAAAAGCAAATATAGTTCCTGTAAAGATTTATAATCCAAAAAATTACGACGTATATATCGATGATGTAAAATATACTCATTCAGATTTAAGACTAGAATTCGGAGTTCATAAACTAAGTATTTTTATTGGAAATAAAAAAATATATGAAAAATATATATATTTCACAGACAATGGAAAATATATAGATTTATCTAATTTGTAA
- a CDS encoding HD domain-containing protein — MVNIEEKIFEFLYTLELDITHDLGHIKRVTHNARIIAEKEGGNLSIVTYAALLHDIAKKDEVDGKIKDHALEGAQRAEDFLNRLNYKNASDVAFCIASHKLKKTNILEANILIDADRLDLLGHIGLARVLMNKKRKSIEEHIEYIEKKILLIPQNMNTETGKKIALEKIKIIIDFVNNIKKEIKNTYN; from the coding sequence ATGGTAAATATAGAAGAAAAGATATTTGAGTTTTTATATACTTTAGAATTAGATATAACACATGATTTGGGTCATATTAAACGCGTTACACATAATGCTAGAATAATAGCAGAAAAAGAAGGAGGAAATTTATCAATAGTAACATATGCAGCTCTTTTGCATGATATAGCAAAAAAAGATGAAGTAGATGGAAAAATAAAGGATCATGCATTAGAGGGGGCGCAAAGAGCTGAAGATTTCTTAAATAGACTTAATTATAAAAATGCTTCAGATGTTGCTTTTTGTATTGCAAGTCACAAACTAAAGAAGACTAATATATTAGAAGCAAATATTTTAATAGATGCAGATAGATTGGATTTACTAGGTCATATAGGATTAGCAAGAGTTTTAATGAATAAAAAAAGAAAGAGTATTGAAGAACATATAGAGTATATAGAAAAAAAGATTTTGTTAATTCCGCAAAACATGAATACTGAAACAGGTAAAAAAATTGCATTAGAAAAAATTAAAATTATAATAGATTTTGTAAATAATATAAAAAAAGAAATAAAGAACACCTATAACTAG
- a CDS encoding DUF370 domain-containing protein: MSIINVTKNSFIIAERIHSIIPENFSHYKRLKKEHQNTTSLVDLTYGKSVKSIIFTDSGHMFLTALSIDKVLEKMRKVME; the protein is encoded by the coding sequence ATGTCTATCATTAATGTAACAAAAAATTCTTTTATTATTGCAGAAAGAATCCATTCTATTATACCAGAAAATTTTTCACATTATAAAAGATTAAAAAAAGAGCATCAAAATACTACAAGTTTAGTAGATTTAACTTATGGGAAAAGTGTAAAATCAATAATTTTTACCGATAGTGGACATATGTTTTTAACGGCATTATCAATTGATAAAGTATTAGAAAAAATGAGGAAGGTGATGGAATAA